Proteins encoded in a region of the Chrysiogenia bacterium genome:
- a CDS encoding DUF3604 domain-containing protein, with translation MKRFQGVMIALVLFTGTFAGGGTPPPPPEPTEPALGECQGYSPTKNAYFGDLHVHTSYSLDAVQFGNENDPWDAYAFAKGDEVHLAPYDDPNRKITISKPLDFAAVTDHSEFMAEASVCFEGGTTAYWSPWCVAVRRGSASDGLLGSMLAFGLSVGGMLPDDGLESNLCRLRPGLCNDRAHDVWQREQQAAKDNYDMSTKCKFTTFVGYEYTGSPRANNWHRNIIFKNDTVPDLPISFLDAPEQELLYDLLDAACNNNPNGCEALAIPHNSNLGGGAMFVPFTEDGTPYDATQAAIRSRVEPLVEMYQHKGASECTFGPGPLGSEDELCGFELLLPEICTGSPDDSPDCKPLCSDLLVQGGGFLGRCIEPSDFVRGALRNGIAEQQRIGANPFKMGFIGSTDTHNSIPGATEEQAFPGHGGSQDATLADRLTDSPLDNLDGGGMGLLDGLAGGVLGLQTKRFSPGGLAVVWAEQNTRGPIFESMQNRETYATSGTRIITRFFGGWNLPANMCGSANMVSQGYSNGVAMGGDLPPRPAGAAPRFSVSALRDQLSAPLQRIQIIKGWTETVNGQVTTREKVFEVAGNPDNGASVDVNSCQLQGSGYASLCEVWEDPEFNPNEAAFYYARVVENPTCRWHRAQCNEAIQSGQLSCDTVDPDSPLANCCNGSLPDTIQERAWTSPIWYTP, from the coding sequence ATGAAACGATTTCAGGGAGTTATGATCGCACTGGTGCTCTTCACAGGCACCTTCGCCGGTGGCGGGACGCCCCCGCCGCCACCAGAACCGACCGAGCCCGCGCTCGGTGAATGTCAGGGCTACAGCCCGACCAAGAACGCCTATTTCGGCGACCTTCACGTCCACACGAGCTACTCGCTCGATGCCGTCCAGTTCGGCAATGAGAACGACCCGTGGGATGCCTATGCCTTTGCAAAGGGCGATGAAGTCCACCTGGCCCCCTATGATGACCCCAACCGCAAGATCACAATCAGCAAGCCACTCGACTTCGCCGCGGTGACCGATCACTCGGAATTCATGGCCGAAGCCTCGGTCTGCTTCGAGGGCGGCACGACCGCTTACTGGAGTCCCTGGTGCGTCGCCGTTCGCCGGGGAAGTGCGAGTGACGGACTGCTGGGCAGCATGTTGGCCTTCGGACTCTCGGTTGGTGGCATGCTTCCCGACGACGGCCTTGAGTCGAACCTTTGCCGCCTGCGCCCGGGTCTGTGCAACGACCGCGCGCATGATGTCTGGCAGCGTGAACAGCAGGCAGCCAAGGACAACTACGACATGAGCACCAAGTGCAAGTTCACCACCTTCGTGGGGTACGAGTACACCGGCTCACCGCGGGCCAACAACTGGCACCGGAACATAATTTTCAAGAACGACACCGTTCCCGATCTGCCCATCAGCTTCCTCGATGCGCCCGAGCAGGAACTGCTCTACGACCTGCTCGACGCCGCCTGCAACAACAACCCCAACGGCTGCGAAGCGCTGGCCATCCCCCACAACTCGAACCTGGGCGGCGGCGCCATGTTCGTGCCCTTTACCGAAGACGGCACGCCCTACGATGCCACGCAGGCGGCCATTCGCTCGCGCGTGGAACCGCTCGTTGAGATGTACCAGCACAAGGGCGCTTCGGAGTGCACCTTTGGTCCCGGACCGCTCGGCAGCGAAGACGAACTCTGCGGTTTCGAGCTGCTGCTTCCCGAGATCTGCACCGGCAGCCCCGATGATTCGCCCGACTGCAAGCCGCTTTGCTCGGACCTGCTGGTCCAGGGCGGCGGATTCCTCGGTCGTTGCATCGAGCCCAGCGACTTCGTGCGCGGCGCGCTTCGCAACGGCATTGCCGAGCAGCAGCGCATCGGTGCCAACCCGTTCAAGATGGGCTTCATCGGCAGCACCGACACCCACAACTCCATCCCCGGCGCGACCGAGGAGCAGGCCTTCCCCGGTCACGGCGGCAGCCAGGATGCAACCCTGGCCGACCGGCTCACCGATTCGCCGCTGGACAACCTCGACGGCGGCGGCATGGGACTGCTTGACGGGCTTGCCGGCGGAGTCCTGGGTCTGCAGACCAAGCGCTTCAGCCCCGGCGGCCTGGCCGTCGTGTGGGCCGAACAGAACACCCGCGGCCCGATCTTCGAGTCCATGCAGAACCGTGAGACCTATGCCACCAGCGGCACGCGCATCATCACGCGCTTCTTCGGCGGCTGGAATCTGCCCGCCAATATGTGCGGCAGCGCCAACATGGTGAGCCAGGGTTACAGCAATGGCGTCGCCATGGGCGGCGACCTGCCGCCGCGTCCGGCCGGTGCGGCTCCGCGCTTCTCGGTCTCCGCGCTGCGCGATCAGCTCAGCGCCCCGCTTCAGCGCATCCAGATCATCAAGGGCTGGACCGAGACCGTGAACGGCCAGGTCACCACCCGTGAGAAGGTCTTTGAAGTGGCCGGCAATCCCGACAACGGCGCCAGCGTGGACGTCAATTCCTGCCAGCTCCAGGGCAGCGGCTACGCCAGCCTGTGCGAAGTGTGGGAAGACCCCGAGTTCAATCCCAACGAGGCAGCCTTCTACTACGCCCGCGTGGTGGAGAACCCGACCTGCCGCTGGCACCGCGCCCAGTGCAACGAGGCCATCCAGAGCGGGCAGCTCTCCTGCGACACTGTCGATCCCGACAGCCCGCTGGCCAACTGCTGCAATGGCAGCCTTCCCGACACGATCCAGGAGCGCGCCTGGACCTCACCCATCTGGTACACACCTTAA
- a CDS encoding HupE/UreJ family protein, which produces MKTKTLITATITLILLLAPRLVMAHQLEFGIFELREAEPGIFNVLFRYSGSEHAPVAGEPTLPAHCKALGMITDNMTSNGMSARWKADCGEQGLEGSEITVAGIAQTHAQVLLRVISAGGQVHEAMLDAKHPAETIGGEMSEASSVGLQYGSLGVEHILTGIDHLLFVLALVLLVGSGRKLLGTITAFTVGHSITLALSALDIVRVASAPTEALIALSILLVGAELLRDPDAPKTLTQRYPGLISATFGLFHGLGFAGALREIGLPQGEIPTALFSFNVGVELGQLLFVGALIPVLALARHFAGERAPVITRWGAFALGSVASFWFWERIAATFA; this is translated from the coding sequence ATGAAAACAAAAACACTGATCACCGCAACCATCACCCTGATCCTGCTTCTCGCGCCGCGTCTTGTGATGGCGCACCAGCTCGAATTCGGTATTTTCGAATTGCGCGAGGCCGAACCCGGTATCTTCAATGTTCTGTTTCGTTACTCGGGAAGTGAACACGCCCCCGTCGCGGGTGAGCCGACCCTGCCCGCGCACTGCAAGGCGCTCGGGATGATTACCGACAACATGACCAGCAATGGCATGTCCGCGCGCTGGAAGGCCGACTGCGGAGAGCAGGGGCTCGAAGGCAGCGAGATCACCGTCGCGGGAATCGCGCAGACCCATGCGCAGGTCCTGCTGCGTGTGATCTCCGCCGGTGGCCAGGTGCATGAGGCGATGCTCGATGCAAAGCACCCGGCCGAAACGATCGGCGGCGAAATGTCCGAAGCCTCTTCGGTGGGCCTGCAATACGGATCGCTCGGTGTCGAACACATCCTGACGGGCATCGATCATCTTCTGTTCGTGTTGGCGCTGGTGTTGCTTGTGGGCTCGGGACGAAAACTGCTGGGCACGATCACGGCCTTTACCGTGGGACATTCGATCACGCTGGCGCTCTCTGCGCTGGACATCGTCCGCGTGGCAAGCGCGCCCACCGAGGCGCTCATTGCGCTCAGCATCCTGCTGGTGGGCGCGGAACTGCTGCGCGATCCCGATGCGCCAAAGACGCTGACCCAGCGCTACCCGGGACTCATCTCGGCGACCTTCGGTCTCTTTCACGGGCTGGGATTTGCCGGCGCGCTCCGTGAGATCGGTCTGCCCCAGGGAGAGATCCCCACGGCGCTCTTTTCCTTCAACGTGGGCGTGGAACTCGGTCAGCTCCTCTTCGTGGGCGCGCTCATCCCGGTGCTGGCGCTGGCGCGGCACTTCGCGGGAGAGCGCGCACCGGTCATCACCCGCTGGGGCGCTTTCGCGTTGGGAAGCGTCGCGTCCTTCTGGTTCTGGGAGCGCATTGCGGCTACCTTTGCCTGA
- a CDS encoding peptidyl-prolyl cis-trans isomerase: MTTPEIQNKAPQGRIKRIVREPLFQFLLVGALLFGAHGAFGGESAGRDSRVIEVPPEMIKGLRDEFLLRTGQPAAHSDLEGAVRSYVENEVLYREALRWGLDRDDPIVRRRLVQKMRFVVEDGALAQAPTREKLLAFFESDPERFERPATSSFDHVFLASDRHENLSDDAARVLAALQKNDGDWRARSDGFLWGASFEKVADGRLSEMMGEDAAALIGDLEVGAWQGPVPSPFGLHLVRVRERNAARVPEFEEARTEIYQAFLEDERESARRTAVDELIAGYEVNAEYPEMHVAELAQ; this comes from the coding sequence ATGACGACACCGGAAATTCAGAACAAGGCCCCGCAGGGGCGCATCAAGCGCATTGTGCGCGAGCCGCTTTTTCAGTTCCTTCTCGTGGGCGCGCTTCTCTTCGGTGCGCACGGCGCATTCGGTGGCGAGAGCGCGGGCAGGGACAGCCGCGTCATTGAAGTGCCCCCGGAGATGATCAAGGGCCTGCGCGATGAGTTCCTCCTTCGTACCGGTCAGCCCGCCGCCCACAGTGATCTCGAAGGCGCGGTGCGCAGTTATGTGGAGAACGAGGTGCTCTACCGCGAGGCGCTGCGCTGGGGCCTTGATCGCGACGATCCCATTGTGCGCCGCCGCCTTGTCCAGAAAATGCGCTTTGTCGTCGAGGACGGCGCGCTTGCCCAGGCGCCGACCCGCGAGAAGCTGCTCGCCTTCTTTGAGAGCGACCCGGAACGCTTCGAGCGCCCGGCCACCAGCAGCTTCGACCACGTCTTTCTGGCCAGTGATCGTCACGAGAACTTGAGTGACGATGCCGCCCGCGTGCTGGCCGCTCTTCAGAAGAATGACGGCGACTGGCGCGCGCGGAGCGACGGCTTTCTCTGGGGCGCGAGCTTCGAGAAAGTCGCCGATGGTCGGCTCTCTGAAATGATGGGTGAGGACGCCGCGGCACTGATCGGCGATTTGGAGGTCGGCGCTTGGCAGGGTCCAGTGCCCAGCCCCTTTGGCCTTCACCTGGTGCGTGTACGTGAGCGCAATGCCGCCCGCGTTCCGGAGTTCGAGGAGGCACGCACGGAGATTTATCAGGCCTTCCTTGAGGACGAGCGCGAATCGGCCCGCCGCACGGCCGTGGATGAGCTGATCGCCGGCTACGAGGTCAATGCCGAGTATCCCGAGATGCACGTGGCGGAGCTGGCGCAATGA